CCCGGCCCATGAGCGCTCGTAGTAGCCCTGGTACCCGGTAATCGGACCCATCAACGCATCCGCGTGAGCCCAACCTTCCAGAAGCGCGAGAACGCAGGTCCATTGGTTGGATTCGGCTGCCTTGTTGAGCTGGTAGATGTAGTCTCGCATCGGCTTGACTGCCTGCGCATAGGCGGCCGGATCGTCGTAAAAACCCGCTGGATCGATCGACTTCACCGGCGTGGGTACGGTACACGCAGCGACGGCATGGTTCACGCCAAGAGCCATGAATATCGCCACGGAGACAGCGCCGAGCATCCGAAGGAATCGATCATGCATAGCTACTCCTGTCTGGCTTCGCCAGCAGACATGGGCCTGTCTTAAGGGATCAGACTCGCAACGTCATTCCACATAAATAAGATGTTCTGTGATCGCCAGACAGGTCCCGGATCGATGTACTCACCTGCTGGCTGGCCGTTTAGCGCCGCGTAAAAAGCAATCGCGGATTCGTTTCCCTTAACGACGCTTAGCGCGGCGCCCCGATACTGCATTTCCCTCAAATGGATCGCAAGTTGGGCAAGCAACTGCCGGCCGATGCCCCTGCGCTTGAAGTCGGGATCAATGTAAAGGAATTTGATTTCGCCACGACCTTCGAATATCGATTCCGAAGGCCTGCCGGCGGCGCCTATCCCAACCATTCGGCCGTCAATCTCAGCAATGAGCACGATCTGGCTGCTGTCATTCGAAGACAGTTTTTCCTTCCACTTCTTGCCGCGATATTTCTCGTCGAGGACGGCATGGGCTTCCGCCGGCGCAAGATCCCGGTAGGTGTCCCGCCAGACCTTCACGTGAAAATCCGCGACCATTTGGGCATCGTCGATAGTTGCGGATCTGATGGATATTCCAGTCATTCAAGTCTCTCTCGGATGCGTGGTTGCGCCGGGGAGTATCCGGTCGCGCGGGGACAGTACCTCGGCGAAATTGTCGGCGATCCAACCCACCACGTCGACTAAGCGCTCTTAGCCGATCTCGGCTCGACACCGCAGCTTATCGAACCGGGGACCGAGTCCTGGAGGGCCTGCGATCTGGCAGCAAGCAGGCCACTCCAACCGCTCCAACCGCTGGACCGGACAACACCTCATCGGCCGCTTCCGGTTGCTGGCCCTGCGGCATTCGCCCAAACCTTACAAATTAATAACGTGAAAGCCGGAGGGCAAAGTAAATTTACGCGTAAACGATAATTGATCTGAAGAATAAATTCTCGCTGCCGTTAACTCAATACAGGAAGCACCTGCCGCGTCCCCGGCCGGCCAGGTCTGGACGCACGGCCAGACGTCAAACGCAGGGGAAGCGTCGCCGCGTAACGTCTGAAGGGATCGGGACTGCCTCAGCCGAGACACAGGTTGCGCAAAGTACACCGCGACCGGCATTGCCGACTATCCGGCGACGCACGAGCGTTGCCGGATCTACTTCTCTGTTCCGGTTTTTTTCACGTCGACGAAACAAGCTATGAATATTGGCAATATGAAACTCGGCGCCAAGCTTATCAGCGCCTTTATCGTGGTATCGGTCATCAGTGCCATCGTCAGCGTGATCGGTGTCCGCAGCATGGGACAGATCAGCGCAAACGCAGACACGACCTATCGAATGGATCTCGTGGGGCTTAACCAGATCCAGCAGGCGAACGCCGATGTGCTGCGGGTCGGCACCTATCTACGCAACGCCATTCTGGCCACCACTGCCGAGCAGCGGACTGCCACCCTGGCCCAGGCTGAAAAAGCCATCGCCTCGGCACGCGAGCACCTCAACCAAGCCGAGCCCCTCGTCTACACCGAGAAGGGAAAGGCGACCTTCGCCGATCTCGATCAGAGCTGGCACGACTACATACAGGCCTTCGATGAAATGAAAGGCAGGATCAACGCCGCCGGCCTGCAGGATCAGGCTGGCCTGACTGCCTATCTGTTGGGCGAGTACCACGAGAAGGGTTTCAAGACCCTGGTCCTGATGGGCACCCTGGTCAACGTGAAACAGAGCGACGCACAAACGACGGCTGGATCCAACGACAAGGTGTACGAGGAAGGCCGCAATCTGATGCTGGTTCTGGTGGTGCTGTCTGTGATGACCGGTTGGGGAATCGGCGTCTGGATGGCGCGTAGTCTGACACGGCAGCTGGGAACCGAGCCGTCGACCGCCGCCGACCTGGCCCGAAGCGTGGCAGCCGGCGATCTCAGCGTCAGCATCGACCTCCGGCCCGGTGACACGAAAAGCCTCATGGCATCGCTGAAGGTAATGCGCGATGCCCTGTCGACGGTCGTGGCGGAGGTTCGCGAAAACGCCGAAGGGGTGGCGACCGCGAGTGCGGAGATCGCTCAAGGGAATCTGGATCTGTCGAGCCGCACCGAGGAGCAGGCCGCATCGCTCGAGGAAACCGCCTCGAGCATCGAAGAACTGACCGCCGCCGTCCGTCACAACACGGACAACGCGAAGCAGGCAGCAACGCTCGCCGGTACGGCCTCCGGCATCGCACAGCAAGGCGGCCAGGTCGTCGGGCAGGTGGTCGAAACGATGCGCGAGATCTCCGCCAGTTCGACCAAAATGTCCGAGATCATCAGCGTGATCGAGGGGATTGCCTTCCAGACCAACATCCTCGCGCTCAACGCAGCAGTCGAGGCGGCGCGTGCCGGCGAACAGGGACGGGGATTCGCTGTCGTGGCCGGTGAAGTCCGCGCGCTCGCGCAGCGCAGTGCCAGCGCCGCAAAGGAAATCAAGGACTTGATCGCCGATTCGGTCGAGCGGGTCGAGGTGGGCTCGACGCTGGTCGAGCAGGCGGGCGGCACGATCAATGAAATCGTCGCGTCGGTGAAGCGTGTCACCGACATCGTGGGTGAAATCTCGTCGGCGTCGCAAGAACAGAGCACCGGCATCGAGCAGGTCAATCAGGCGGTCAACCAGATGGACCAGGTCACCCAGCAGAATGCCGCGCTGGTGGAAGAAGCATCGGCGGCGGCCCAGTCGATGGCGCAGCAGGCCCAGGGCCTGCGTGCGGCGGTGGCCTTCTTCAAGGTGGACGGCAGGCGAGTATCGATGCCACTGGCGAACACAGCAAGGAAGGAACCTCATCGGGCAGCGCCGAAAGTTCAGGCGGCGTCCCCTGCCAGGTTGCCGAAGCCCACGACGCCACCACGCCTTGCAACCGGCGGGAGCACCGCGGCCGCGACCAGCGCCAGCGAGGCGCCCGACTGGCAGACGTTCTGAACCAGGCCGCGCATTCAAGCTGGACCACAACCTGTAGTCGAACGGACCGAGGTTCGCGATCCACGCGCACCGTACGGTCGATAACACCTCGCAGCGCTCGCCTCAGCCATTGAGGCAGTGCATGCGAGCGACGTCATAACCGAGGAAGAGTACTCACGGATGGAGACACGGACCCGTTCCTGACGGGCTCGATGAAGCAGCATGAAACGCGACTGTAGCCGGTGTGCAGCGCGTTCTAGGCCGTCTCGCTGTCTCCGCATGCCGGTTGCCGCCGGCTTCGTCGCGTAGCTCTTTCGAGGGTTGCGCGCGACGACCGGATGAGGGATAGCGAGATCCGATTATTGGTTTCTACTCGGATCGTACTCAAAAAATATGGAATCACACGCCTCCCTCAATGTATCGACAACGGTCGTGAAGTCGCTGGAAGTCGCGAAAATCGACCACGTCTTCCTCGTGCCGGGAAAGATGATCTATCCGCTGCTGGATGCAATCGACAAGTCGCCGTCGATTCGCGGAATTGTTTGCGCGCATGAGACCAGCAGTGCGTTCATGGCTGACGGTTATGCGCGGGCCAGCCGCAAATTTGGCGTGTGCGTGGGGATTTCCGGACCAGGCACGATGAATTTCGTGCCTGGCATGGCGGCAGCTCACGCAGACCGGATTCCCATGCTCTATATTGCCGGAGGGGTTTCGTCGCGCGCAGAAGGCAAAGGCGCGTTCCAGGACGCGACGATGAGCGGCATTTTCGAAAGCGGCGTGGTGAGAAGCCTGGTTGAAAATGTCGTTGAACTGAAGAACAAGGACAATCTTCAGGCCGAAATGCGCCGCGCGACAGACGGGTTGAACTGGATGCGTAGAGCGCAGTCTTTCGTGAGCATTCCTGTCGACGTTCAACGCCAGGACGCTCTACCCGGCCAGGAAGTATCGCGGCAACTGTACGATCATGGTGAGTTCAATGCATCCGAGGTGCCCGCGAACCACGCAGCACTGGATGCCTTGTGCAACCAGTACTTGCTCAAATCGAAGCGAGTCGCTTTCCTGATCGGCAGTCGCGGCAATGACCCGGAAACCGCGAAGGTCCTGCTCGACGTGGCCGAAAAATTCTGCATTCCTGTTGCGACCACGCTATCGGGAAAGGGCGCGTTTCCTGAGGATCATGCCCTTTCGCTCGGCGTGTACGGATTCTCGGGTCACTCGCGGGCCGTTCGTGTCATCAACTCGGACGAGCTCGACGTCCTCGTCGTGTTCGGCAGCGATCTGAATCAGCGCGACAGCATGAACTGGACAGAGAAGCTCACTGCCTACAAGGAGCTGATCATCTTCGACGACAGCTTCGACGCACCCGCGATGGGGCATGTCGCACGCGGCAGGGTTTTCTCCGGCATCGGCGCCACATTCCGCTGGCTGTCCCAGATGGACACGAGCCGGAGCGTCGACTTTCACACTGTGCTGGAAAGAAGAAAAACGTGGGTCGCCGAAGTCGGCCAGACTCCCCTGTACGACTATAAGTTCGAGCAACCTGCCGTGCGGGGCTCGGATGGCGATCAGCCGCTCTATACAGGAGACGTCGTCAAGCAACTGTGTCAACTCTTGCCGAAAGACGCAAACGTTGTCGTGGATTCCGGCGCCCACCGGATATTCATGGCCCATTACTGGCTCTCGTCGGGCATTGGCAACTACTTTTCATCCAGTTCCCTCGCGCCGATGGGTTGGGCAGTCGCCGCCGGGATCGGTGTCAAGCTTGCGGCTCCGGAGCGCCCATGTGTCGTCGTGACCGGAGACGGCTGCATGCTGATGCATGGCGTGGAGATCCAGACCGCGGCCCGATACGGCGTAAAGATGCTTTATGTCGTGTTGAACAATGCTGCGCATGGCGCGGTGCATATCGACGCGATCAGCAATGGCTCCATTCCGGAGCAGTTCAGCAAGCTCCCGAGTCATGACTGGGCCGCTTTTGCCGCTTCGCTCGGTGTCGAGGCGCGCAGGGTCAAGCGTCTCGATGATCTGGCCGATGCACTGAGCGAGGCATCCCGCTTTAACGGTCCATTCCTGATCGAAGTGTTGACCGGGGTCTTTCCAGCTCCGAATCGGTACTACGCGGAATGCGCGGCTCATCCTTGAAAACATGCGTTGGGTTCTGTCGTGCCAGGAAGGAGCGGTACGTGGCGAACGTCGTTCAGCCACGTACCCTGGCGACCCGTTCAGGGCAACGCGTCGAAGAAGAGATAAACGGCGGCTATGCGGCCTTCCCGGGCAAGGATGAAGTCGGTTCCAGCGTAAGCCGGCGCGTCGCCTGGACGACCGGATACCCATCGAATCCGGCCGCCGTCGCCCGACACATCGGGCTCGGCGATTGGCTGATACTGGAAGTCAGGATGCGTTGCCTTGATCACACCCGCGATCCGATCGATCTCGTCGCGGCCGCGAAAAGTGCCGGTGTTGGGGTCATGGAACACGCAATCCTCGGTGAAAATTTCATCGATGAGCGCACGCCGGCGCACGGGATCGTTCTCACCGAAAACGTCGAGATTGCGTCTCAGCAGGGTCGGAATACTGTTGGACATGGTCTGCCTCCTTAAGGCAAGTAGTTGTCTGTCAAATACCTATCAATTGAAACTGATTACAAGGATTACTGAGCAAGCGCCAGGGTCTTTGCAATGCCTCTGGCGACTGCGGGTCGAGCCGATACCTCGGCATACCATCGCGCAACAAATGGGAACTTGTCGAAGCTCGCGCCGATCTCCCGATGGCGCCATGCCCACCCGAAATGAGCGATGTCCGCAATGCTGTACGCGTCGCCTGCAACGTACTGTTGATGCTCAAGGCCGTGATTGAGCACCCCGAGCGTCCGGTCAACCTCCGACAGCGCGCGCGCTCGAGCCTCGGGTTGGGGCGACGACTGAATCGCGACCAGAAACGCCTGGAGGAACGCCGGGCTGAGGCCTGACGCGTGGAAGAAGAGTTGCTCGAAGACCTTGCCCCGCCTGAGGCCCTGCTTCGGAAGAAGCTGTCCGGTCTTCTCCGCAAGGTAGACCAGGATCGCCGCGGATTCGCTGAGGACCACGTCGCCGTCTCCCACAACGGAACGGTCGATGAGAACGGGGACTTTCGCGTTCGGATTCATCGCCTTGAAGCCGTCGGTCTTCTGCTCGCCCTGGCGCAGATTGACAGGAACGAGCCGATAGTCGAGCGCCATCTCTTCCAATGCGATCGGGACTTTGACGCTGTTGGGCGTGGGGAATGCGAGAACTTCAATCATGGTCGTGCTTTTCCTAGTGGCGGAGTTCGCCTGGATGCCAGTGGCCCTCGGCCCGATCGCCGCATCGAACTCGGCTTGACGACGCCAACTTCTCCTTCGAGTCTGCGCATCACGATCTATCTCCCAAGGGGCTGAGACAAATTTATAGCGGCATGGTATTTTTTAAAATAGAAATGAATGAAAACCATCGTTGCAGGATTGTCGATGTCAAAGCTTCCGGATTTCGAAGGGCTCGCGATGTTCGCGAAGGTCGCCGAAGAAGGTTCGTTCGCCGCGGCGGCCGCTGCCATGGGTGTCTCCGTCGCCACGGTCTCCCGGGCCGTTACCCGCCTTGAAGAGCGGCTGGGAGGCCGACTGTTCAACCGCACCTCCCGACGACTTGCACTCACCGACTATGGCCACACACTCGCCGAACGAGCGGCGAAGATCTACGCCGACGCCGAGGAGGCCGAGGATGTCGCCCGTGAGACCTCGAGCCGGCCGCGCGGTCTCGTCAAGCTCGCAGCGCCGCTCACTTTTGGCGCCCGGTGGGTTGCCCCGCTGCTGCCCGAATTCTTCCGGACCTACCCGGAGATTTCGGTGGATCTTCATCTCACGGATGCGCATACCGATCTGATCGGAGAAGGCTTCGATGCCGCCCTGCGCATCGCCATCATGGAAGACTCATCGCTCGTCGCGCGTCACCTTACGCACGTGCGTCGGTTTGTCGTGGCGTCCCCCTCTTATCTGGCTCGCTATGGCCGCCCACAGCATCCGCAAGATCTGGGCGCCCACCAATGTCTTACCTACACGAACAGGAGCAAGCGCGACGTTTGGCGCTTTACTCACGAAAGTGGCGAGGAGTGCGTGGTTACACCAACCGGGTCGTTGCGGGGAACGAGCGTGGAGGCGTTGCTGCCCATGGTCTTCGCGGGACTGGCCATCGCCGAACTCCCTGAATTCGTCGCGACGCAGTACTTTTCCGACCATCAGCTTGAACCGATTTTGACTGACTGGCGCTTGCCCGAAGGTGGCCTTTATTTCGTCACGCCCACTGCGCGCGCACGACCGGCGAAGGTTAGCGCTCTCGCCGACTTCTTCATCGCCAAGCTGGCCACGGCGGATTGGAGTGCGAAGTGATGGCGTGCGAAGCGACGCTGGCGTTCGCACGCTGGACACCCAACGCACAACCTTAGACTGCAAGGTTGTGCGATATCCAGGGCGGTGATCCGAGCTGTATGCTCAGGTCGACAAGATATCCTTCGACTGAATCCGCTTTACGCCCGCGCGATCCATGTTTTTTCGCGCAGCCGCAAGGGAGCCGTTGAGGTCGATCGGACGCGTTGCGTCTTCGATGACATAAGCTTCGAACCCCGCCTTGCGGGCGTCCATTGCTGTCCATGCAACGCAGAAGTCCGTCGCCAGTCCGGTCACAAACACGGTGTCGATACGCCGCTGCTTCAGGTATCCCGAAAGGCCGGTTTCTGTCTTGTGATC
This genomic stretch from Paraburkholderia caffeinilytica harbors:
- a CDS encoding nuclear transport factor 2 family protein, producing MSNSIPTLLRRNLDVFGENDPVRRRALIDEIFTEDCVFHDPNTGTFRGRDEIDRIAGVIKATHPDFQYQPIAEPDVSGDGGRIRWVSGRPGDAPAYAGTDFILAREGRIAAVYLFFDALP
- a CDS encoding GNAT family N-acetyltransferase, which gives rise to MTGISIRSATIDDAQMVADFHVKVWRDTYRDLAPAEAHAVLDEKYRGKKWKEKLSSNDSSQIVLIAEIDGRMVGIGAAGRPSESIFEGRGEIKFLYIDPDFKRRGIGRQLLAQLAIHLREMQYRGAALSVVKGNESAIAFYAALNGQPAGEYIDPGPVWRSQNILFMWNDVASLIP
- a CDS encoding thiamine pyrophosphate-binding protein → MESHASLNVSTTVVKSLEVAKIDHVFLVPGKMIYPLLDAIDKSPSIRGIVCAHETSSAFMADGYARASRKFGVCVGISGPGTMNFVPGMAAAHADRIPMLYIAGGVSSRAEGKGAFQDATMSGIFESGVVRSLVENVVELKNKDNLQAEMRRATDGLNWMRRAQSFVSIPVDVQRQDALPGQEVSRQLYDHGEFNASEVPANHAALDALCNQYLLKSKRVAFLIGSRGNDPETAKVLLDVAEKFCIPVATTLSGKGAFPEDHALSLGVYGFSGHSRAVRVINSDELDVLVVFGSDLNQRDSMNWTEKLTAYKELIIFDDSFDAPAMGHVARGRVFSGIGATFRWLSQMDTSRSVDFHTVLERRKTWVAEVGQTPLYDYKFEQPAVRGSDGDQPLYTGDVVKQLCQLLPKDANVVVDSGAHRIFMAHYWLSSGIGNYFSSSSLAPMGWAVAAGIGVKLAAPERPCVVVTGDGCMLMHGVEIQTAARYGVKMLYVVLNNAAHGAVHIDAISNGSIPEQFSKLPSHDWAAFAASLGVEARRVKRLDDLADALSEASRFNGPFLIEVLTGVFPAPNRYYAECAAHP
- a CDS encoding LysR family transcriptional regulator; translation: MSKLPDFEGLAMFAKVAEEGSFAAAAAAMGVSVATVSRAVTRLEERLGGRLFNRTSRRLALTDYGHTLAERAAKIYADAEEAEDVARETSSRPRGLVKLAAPLTFGARWVAPLLPEFFRTYPEISVDLHLTDAHTDLIGEGFDAALRIAIMEDSSLVARHLTHVRRFVVASPSYLARYGRPQHPQDLGAHQCLTYTNRSKRDVWRFTHESGEECVVTPTGSLRGTSVEALLPMVFAGLAIAELPEFVATQYFSDHQLEPILTDWRLPEGGLYFVTPTARARPAKVSALADFFIAKLATADWSAK
- a CDS encoding glutathione S-transferase family protein — encoded protein: MIEVLAFPTPNSVKVPIALEEMALDYRLVPVNLRQGEQKTDGFKAMNPNAKVPVLIDRSVVGDGDVVLSESAAILVYLAEKTGQLLPKQGLRRGKVFEQLFFHASGLSPAFLQAFLVAIQSSPQPEARARALSEVDRTLGVLNHGLEHQQYVAGDAYSIADIAHFGWAWRHREIGASFDKFPFVARWYAEVSARPAVARGIAKTLALAQ
- a CDS encoding methyl-accepting chemotaxis protein, with product MNIGNMKLGAKLISAFIVVSVISAIVSVIGVRSMGQISANADTTYRMDLVGLNQIQQANADVLRVGTYLRNAILATTAEQRTATLAQAEKAIASAREHLNQAEPLVYTEKGKATFADLDQSWHDYIQAFDEMKGRINAAGLQDQAGLTAYLLGEYHEKGFKTLVLMGTLVNVKQSDAQTTAGSNDKVYEEGRNLMLVLVVLSVMTGWGIGVWMARSLTRQLGTEPSTAADLARSVAAGDLSVSIDLRPGDTKSLMASLKVMRDALSTVVAEVRENAEGVATASAEIAQGNLDLSSRTEEQAASLEETASSIEELTAAVRHNTDNAKQAATLAGTASGIAQQGGQVVGQVVETMREISASSTKMSEIISVIEGIAFQTNILALNAAVEAARAGEQGRGFAVVAGEVRALAQRSASAAKEIKDLIADSVERVEVGSTLVEQAGGTINEIVASVKRVTDIVGEISSASQEQSTGIEQVNQAVNQMDQVTQQNAALVEEASAAAQSMAQQAQGLRAAVAFFKVDGRRVSMPLANTARKEPHRAAPKVQAASPARLPKPTTPPRLATGGSTAAATSASEAPDWQTF